A genomic region of Octopus sinensis linkage group LG2, ASM634580v1, whole genome shotgun sequence contains the following coding sequences:
- the LOC115208762 gene encoding probable serine/threonine-protein kinase dyrk1, translating into MSGDSSPSNSNITRSNNNNNNNRTGTDISNLHTNIEVSNSNKDKSNDLVINVSNGNKDKSTDLVINVGSPNNNISSGFNNSSITDISNHSIHSSREYAGDIALNSNDNGVNNIESSGSSYNHHSNKNAVLISETNPNRIRFLSSNSKIRNAIYQCRVYTGSDVYIYIGASSSKLAVRISNHFSTFRDKEKQHATGLNFDLELSQRTFSSAFTQPGANAY; encoded by the exons ATGAGCGGAGACTCTTCTCCGTCTAATTCCAACATAAcacgcagtaataataataataataataatagaactggCACAGATATTAGCAACCTCCATACCAACATTGaagttagtaatagtaataaggatAAGAGCAATGATCTCGTCATTAACGTAAGTAATGGTAATAAGGATAAGAGCACTGATCTAGTCATTAATGTAGGGAGTCCCAACAATAATATTAGCAGCGGTTTTAACAACAGTAGTATTACGGACATTAGCAATCACAGCATTCACAGTAGCAGGGAATATGCAGGTGATATTGccttaaatagtaatgataatggggTGAATAATATCGAATCCAGCGGTAGTTCTTACAATCATCATAGTAATAAGAACGCTGTATTAATATCGGAAAccaatcccaatagaataaggttcttaTCTAGTAACTCCAAGATTAGAAACGCCATTTACCAGTGCAGAGTTTATACTGGTTCAGATGTCTACATTTATATCGGAGCTTCATCATCGAAATTGGCTGTTAGAATATCGAATCATTTTTCCACGTTTCGTGATAAGGAAAAGCAACACGCTAcgggactaa ATTTTGACCTTGAATTATCTCAACGGACTTTCTCGTCGGCTTTCACCCAGCCTGGCGCCAACGCATATTGA